From Mytilus galloprovincialis chromosome 9, xbMytGall1.hap1.1, whole genome shotgun sequence, the proteins below share one genomic window:
- the LOC143046466 gene encoding uncharacterized protein LOC143046466, giving the protein MYILTQILSTPHYGDKGTTNPYSSTISAVENSSTVPIVAGSVGEILGIVIILVILIVIKRRKNQNHKPMNTTVDQRQPHSYSEPVKNTIQEDSRKLVNVTEEGIYNHLGDSEKNE; this is encoded by the exons atgtatattttgacGCAGATACTTTCAACACCTCATTATGGCGACAAGGGAACTACGAACCCATACAGTTCAACCATTTCAGCGGTAGAAAATAGTTCTACAG ttcCAATTGTAGCTGGAAGTGTAGGGGAAATTCTAGGAATTGTGATCATCCTAGTGAttttgatagttatcaaaagaaG aaaaaatcaaaaccaCAAACCTATGAATACAACTGTTGATCAGAGACAGCCTCATTCTTACTCGGAGCCAGTCAAGAATACCATTCAAGAGGACAGTCGGAAATTAGTCAATGTTACAGAAGAAGGAATCTATAATCATTTGGGAGACTCAGAAAAAAATGAGTGA